The following are encoded in a window of Arvicanthis niloticus isolate mArvNil1 chromosome 1, mArvNil1.pat.X, whole genome shotgun sequence genomic DNA:
- the Sympk gene encoding symplekin isoform X3: protein MASGSGDSVTRRSVASQFFTQEEGPGIDGMTTSERVVDLLNQAALIANDSKITVLKQVQELIINKDPTLLDNFLDEIIAFQADKSIEVRKFVIGFIEEACKRDIELLLKLIANLNMLLRDENVNVVKKAILTMTQLYKVALQWMVKSRVISDLQEACWDMVSSMAGEIILLLDSDNDGIRTHAIKFVEGLIVTLSPRMADSEVPRRQEHDISLDRIPRDHPYIQYNVLWEEGKAALEQLLKFMVHPAISSINLTTALGSLANIARQRPMFMSEVIQAYETLHANLPPTLAKSQVSSVRKNLKLHLLSVLKHPASLEFQAQITTLLVDLGTPQAEITRNMPSSKDSRKRPRDDTDSTLKKMKLEPNLGEDDEDKDLEPGPSGTAKASAQISGQSDTDITAEFLQPLLTPDNVANLVLISMVYLPETMPASFQAIYTPVESAGTEAQIKHLARLMATQMTAAGLGPGVEQTKQCKEEPKEEKVVKPESVLIKRRLSVQGQAISVVGSQSTVSPLEEEAPQTKRRPEPIIPVTQPRLAGAGGRKKIFRLGDVLKPLTDAQVEAMKLGAVKRILRAEKAVACSGAAQVRIKILASLVTQFDSGFKAEVLSFILEDVRARLDLAFAWLYQEYNAYLAAGPSGTLDKYEDCLICLLSGLQEKPDQKDGIFTKVVLEAPLITESALEVIRKYCEDESRAYLGMSTLGDLIFKRPSRQFQYLHVLLDLSSHEKDRVRSQALLFIKRMYEKEQLREYVEKFALNYLQLLVHPNPPSVLFGADKDTEVAAPWTEETVKQCLYLYLALLPQNHKLIHELAAVYTEAIADIKRTVLRVIEQPIRGMGMNSPELLLLVENCPKGAETLVTRCLHSLTDKVPPSPELVKRVRDLYHKRLPDVRFLIPVLNGLEKKEVIQALPKLIKLNPIVVKEVFNRLLGTQHGEGNSALSPLNPGELLIALHNIDSVKCDMKSIIKATNLCFAERNVYTSEVLAVVMQQLMEQSPLPMLLMRTVIQSLTMYPRLGGFVMNILARLIMKQVWKYPKVWEGFIKCCQRTKPQSFQVILQLPPQQLGAVFDKCPELREPLLAHVRSFTPHQQAHIPNSIMTILEASGKQEPEVKEAPSGPLEEDDLEPLALALAPAPAPRPPQDLIGLRLAQEKALKRQLEEEQKQKPTGVGAPASSVSSTPSVGPAARAGPTPAEEVMEYREDGPECETPAIFISMDDDSGLAETTLLDSSLEGPLPKEAAAVGPSSKDERSPQNLSHAVEEALKTSSPEAREPESKGNS, encoded by the exons ATGGCAAGCGGCAGCGGGGACAGTGTCACCCGCCGGAGTGTGGCATCACAGTTTTTCACACAAGAAGAGGGGCCAGGCATTGATGGCATGACCACTTCTGAGAGG GTGGTAGATCTCCTGAACCAGGCTGCGTTGATCGCCAATGACTCAAAGATCACAGTACTCAAACAG GTCCAAGAGCTGATCATCAACAAGGACCCCACCCTGCTTGACAACTTCCTGGAT GAGATCATCGCTTTCCAAGCAGACAAGTCCATTGAAGTGCGCAAGTTTGTCATTGGCTTCATCGAGGAGGCATG CAAGCGGGACATTGAGCTGCTGCTGAAACTGATCGCCAACCTCAACATGCTATTGCGGGATGAAAACGTGAACGTGGTGAAGAAGGCCATCCTCACTATGACCCAGCTCTACAAGGTGGCCCTGCAG TGGATGGTGAAGTCTCGGGTCATCAGTGATCTGCAGGAGGCCTGCTGGGACATGGTGTCCTCCATGGCTGGGGAGATCATCCTGCTCTTGGATTCTGACAACGATGGCATCCGTACACATGCCATCAAGTTTGTGGAAGGCCTCATTGTCACCCTGTCACCTCGCATGGCTGACTCAGAGGTCCCACGACGCCAGGAGCATGACATCAGTCTGGACCGCATCCCTCGTGATCACCCCTACATCCAGTACA ATGTCCTATGGGAAGAAGGCAAGGCAGCTCTGGAGCAGCTGCTCAAGTTCATGGTACATCCTGCCATCTCCTCCATCAACCTGACCACAGCACTGGGCTCCCTTGCCAACATCGCCCGTCAGAGACCCATGTTCATGTCCGAGGTGATCCAGGCCTATGAGACTCTGCATG CCAACCTGCCCCCAACACTGGCCAAGTCCCAGGTGAGCAGTGTGCGTAAGAACCTCAAGCTGCACTTGTTGAGTGTGCTCAAGCACCCTGCCTCCTTGGAGTTCCAGGCCCAGATCACCACCCTGCTGGTGGACCTGGGCACACCCCAGGCCGAGATCACCCGTAATATGCCTAGCAGCAAGGACTCCCGCAAGCGGCCCCGGGATGATACAGATTCCACGCTCAAGAAGATGAAGCTGG AGCCCAATTTGGGAGAAGATGATGAGGACAAAGACTTGGAGCCTGGCCCATCAGGGACGGCAAAGGCCTCAGCCCAGATCTCAGGCCAGTCAGACACAGACATCACTGCTGAGTTCTTGCAGCCTCTGCTGACGCCTGACAATGTGGCCAATCTG GTCCTCATCAGCATGGTGTACCTGCCTGAGACCATGCCTGCCTCCTTCCAAGCCATCTACACCCCCGTGGAGTCAGCAGGCACCGAAGCCCAGATCAAGCACCTGGCTCGGCTCATGGCCACACAGATGACAGCTGCAGGACTGGGTCCTG GTGTGGAACAGACGAAACAGTGCAAGGAGGAGCCCAAGGAGGAGAAGGTGGTAAAGCCAGAGAGCGTCCTGATCAAGCGGCGCCTGTCAGTGCAGGGCCaggccatctctgtggtgggctcTCAAAGCACCGTATCCCCCTTGGAGGAGGAGGCACCCCAGACTAAGAGGAGGCCAGAACCCATCATCCCTGTCACACAGCCACG GCTGGCAGGTGCAGGTGGACGCAAGAAGATCTTCCGTCTAGGCGATGTGCTAAAGCCCCTGACAGATGCCCAGGTGGAAGCCATGAAGCTGGGAGCCGTGAAGCGGATCCTGAGGGCCGAGAAGGCTGTAGCTTGCAGTGGGGCAGCCCAG GTGCGCATCAAGATCCTGGCCAGCCTCGTGACACAGTTTGACTCCGGATTCAAGGCAGAGGTGCTGTCCTTTATCCTGGAAGATGTCCGGGCCCGTCTGGACCTGGCTTTTGCCTGGCTCTACCAGGAATATAATGCCTACCTGGCAGCAGGGCCCTCTGGCACGCTGGATAAGTATGAAGACTGTCTCATCTGCCTGCTCTCTGGACTGCAAGAGAAACCGGACCAGAAAGATGG GATCTTTACCAAGGTGGTTTTGGAGGCCCCGCTAATCACTGAGAGTGCCTTGGAGGTGATCCGGAAGTACTGTGAGGATGAG AGTCGAGCCTACCTGGGCATGTCGACACTTGGAGACCTGATCTTCAAGCGCCCTTCTCGCCAGTTCCAGTATCTGCATGTTCTCCTCGACCTCAGCTCTCATGAGAAGGACAGG GTGCGCTCCCAAGCCCTGCTCTTCATTAAGCGCATGTATGAGAAGGAGCAGCTTCGAGAGTATGTGGAGAAATTTGCCCTCAACTACCTGCAGCTCCTGGTCCACCCCAACCCACCTTCGGTGCTGTTTGGAGCCGACAAGGATACAG AGGTAGCTGCGCCCTGGACAGAGGAAACGGTGAAGCAGTGTTTGTATCTGTATCTGGCTCTCCTGCCTCAGAACCACAAGCTGATCCATGAGCTGGCAGCCGTGTACACTGAGGCTATCGCTGACATCAAGCGGACAGTGCTGAGGGTCATTGAGCAGCCG ATTCGAGGGATGGGCATGAACTCtccagagctgctgctgctggtggaaAACTGTCCCAAGGGGGCAGAGACGCTGGTCACCCGCTGCCTGCACAGCCTCACTGACAAAG TGCCGCCATCCCCAGAACTGGTGAAGCGGGTCCGAGACCTGTACCACAAGCGGCTGCCTGATGTGCGCTTCCTCATCCCTGTGCTCAATGGGTTGGAGAAg aaaGAGGTGATCCAGGCCCTGCCCAAGCTCATCAAACTCAACCCCATTGTGGTGAAGGAGGTCTTCAACCGCCTGCTAGGCACCCAGCACG GTGAGGGAAACTCGGCCCTGTCCCCCCTGAATCCAGGAGAGCTGCTGATTGCATTGCACAATATTGACTCTGTGAAGTGTGACATGAAGTCCATCATCAAAG CCACCAACCTGTGTTTTGCGGAGCGGAATGTGTACACGTCGGAAGTGCTGGCTGTGGTGATGCAGCAGCTGATGGAGCAAAGCCCTCTGCCCATGCTGCTCATGCGGACCGTCATCCAGTCCCTCACCATGTACCCCCGCCTGGGGGGCTTCGTCATGAACATCCTGGCCCGACTCATCATGAAGCAG GTATGGAAGTACCCCAAGGTGTGGGAGGGCTTCATCAAGTGCTGCCAGCGCACCAAGCCCCAGAGTTTCCAGGTCATCCTGCAGCTACCTCCGCAGCAGCTTGGTGCAGTCTTTGACAAGTGCCCTGAGCTCCGGGAGCCACTGTTGGCCCATGTGCGCTCCTTCACCCCCCACCAG CAAGCACACATCCCCAACTCCATCATGACCATCCTGGAGGCCAGTGGCAAGCAGGAGCCCGAAGTCAAGGAAGCACCCTCAGGGCCCCTGGAAGAG GATGACCTGGAGCCCTTGGCTCTCGCTTTggcccccgcccctgccccacGGCCCCCTCAGGACCTCATCGGCCTGCGGTTGGCTCAGGAGAAGGCCCTGAAGCGGCAgctggaggaagaacagaagcagaagccCACAGGTGTTGGAGCGCCCGCTTCCTCTGTGTCCTCAACGCCCTCAGTGGGGCCAGCAGCCCGAGCTGGTCCCACCCCGGCTGAGGAGGTCATGGAATACCGGGAGGATGGTCCCGAATGCGAGACCCCGGCCATCTTCATCAGCATGGATGACGACTCAGGGCTGGCTGAAACCACACTCCTGGACTCTAGTCTCGAGGGGCCCC